CTGGCGAGAAAACAAGCTGAGAAGCTAAAACAGAAAAAGCTGGACGAATTGTTTGGTGTTGCAAAGAGTCTGTATTCAGACGAGAGATATGATGAGGCAATAGCGCAATGCAATGAAATTCTCAAAATTGACTCAGATAGCAGGTCTGCGCATAAACTAATTACAAAATCAGAAGAGAGAACTCAAATTGCCAGAGAAAGGGAATTAGCTAACAAGGGAAAACTTGCTGAGCAGGCGCGCTTAGAAGCGCAGAAGCAGGCAGAAAAAGAGAGCAAGTTAAAGGAAGAAGCGCTAGAAGAACAGCGTAGAAATGAAGCGAGGATAGAGAAAGAAGCGCAGGAGCAGGCAAAGCTTAAGGAAAAGGAAGAGGTAAAGAAATTAGCAAGGATGCAAAAAGCAGAAGCAAAAGCACAAATTGCCAAAGAAAAGGAGTTAGCTGAGAAGGAAAAGCGTGCCGAAAAAGCGCGTTTAGATGAGCAAAGGCAGGCAGAGAAAGAGAACAAGTTAAAGGAAGAAGCAGAGGAATTAGCAAGACAAAAAGAGGCAGAAGAAAAATCAGCAGCCGAGACATCAAAACTTGCAAAACAAAAAGCAGAGGAGGATACAGAGAAAGAGGCGGATTTAATAGCGCTTCAAAAAAAGAAGATAGAAGAGCGCAGGCAGATTGAAAGGGATGAATTAGAGAGTAAGATAGAAACACGTTACAGGAATGGCAAAAAATTATACCGTAATGACGAATATTCTGATGCAATTAAAGAATTCAATGCTGTTTTGAGTCTTGATTCTGCGCATGAAGGGGCAAAGGAATACTTGAAAGCCTCAGAGGAGTCGCTTAAAGAGCAGAATGAAAGGGAATCTGCTCAGCAGGCAAAGACTGCAAAAAAGCAGATAGAGAGAAAAGAGGTCTTAAAAAAGAGGGATATACAGGATAGGATTACGGATGCCAAGATAAAGGCAGACGCAGGAGAGTATGATGAAGCAATTAAAATACTTGAAGAGATTCTCTCTGATGTTTTAGATGAAAATATTCGCAGAAGTGTAGAGCTTCTAATATCAAAGGCCAGGACAGAGAAGACTGTTAAGGAAGAGAAGATTGCTGAAAAGCGACTTCGGACTATTTCTGACGAGCGGATGTTAGAGGTCACTAAAGCGCAGTTGCCACCGGCTGAGGCGAGAAGGATAAAAGAATTAGAACGCAAGAAAGAAAGGGCAGGAGCAGCTATAGAATTAAAAGATAAGGCAAGCAGCATTAAGGTCCCGCTTGTAAAGTATACAGGTACGGATTTAAGAGATGTAGTACTATTCTTAATAAAGCAGACTGGCATCAATATTGTTGTTGACGAAGCAATATTTTCTGGCGAAGCGTCTGCTCAGGCGGCTCCTGCAGCAGAACAGGCTGAGGGCTGGGCAGGAGAGACAGCAGCAGTTGCTCAGCAGCCAACAGGTCCTGTAAATACAAAGGTAACATGTTTTCTGCAGGATATGACTCTCTTAAGCGTGCTTGAAGCAATACTAAGGCCTAAGGGATTGGATTATAAATTTACAAAGGAGTATATATGGGTCTCTACCAGAGACAGGATTCTAACTCAGCCTCTTGAAGATTTGGAAACAAGAGTCTACACCTTGGAGTACGGGGCCTCAATGAATATAGTGCGTTTAGAAGATTCAGGTTTTAAGACTACGGCTGAGGATCAGGCAACTGGATTGGGAACAGCAGGGGAAGAGACTGGCGGAGAGGCTGGTGCAGTAAGCGGCGAAAGCATAAAAGCGCTTTTAGAAGCACTAGTTCCTCAGCCAACAGGCGCTAGCATCACTGTACAGAGCGAACTCAATAAGCTGTTTGTTAAGAACACTCCTGAGAATCTGGATAAAACAGAGAAGATATTAGCTGAGCTCAGAACGCCCGTTCAGGTCTCCATAGAGGCAAGATATGTTTATGTAAGATTGGTGGAAGGGGAGGAAATAGGTGTTGGATTTTCAGATATTTCAAGAACATGGAATGAAGACGCAGAAGGGCAGCACACACAGACTCATACTGTAACAGGAGATCTTCTTTCTGGTATTACAGGTCTTTCAACTGCTGGATTCTCTTTACAAAACGTAGCTGTTTTAAATAGATTACAGTTCACAGCTTATCTAAGAGCGGTCCAGTCCAGAGTAGATACCAATACTCTTTCAGCTCCAAAGCTGACAGTGCTTAATAATAAGCCTGGAATCGTCAAGTTTATTACTACAATAAGTTATGTAGATACTGTAACAAGCAGTAGTACAACTACGGATGGAGTAACTACTACGAGTTATGATTATACATTCACGGATAAGGATGTTGGTATGATACTAAATGTTACGCCGCAGGTGAATGAAGCCACAAATTGTGTTACATTATTTCTGCAGCCTGTGGTTAGCAATGTTGACAGTTGGACAAATTATACAATTTCGACAGTAGGAACAACAGCTTATACTCTTGCTAGACCTAATTTTTACAGCAAGGACATAGAGACATATGTAACTGTTCATGACGGCGATACAGTGGTTCTTGGCGGTTTTATGGAAGATACAAAGGGGAAAACTGTGTATAAAGTGCCTTTTCTTTCGGATATTCCTCTACTGGGTAAATTGTTTCAGTACAAATCCGGGTCTGGTGATAAGCAAAAACTATTGATATTTGTAACAGTGAATATATTAGATGCCAGCGGAAATGCGCGGATTGCCTCACAAGACACACTATAAAGAAAATTCTTAATTTTTAATTTCTAATTTTCAATCAATTATTAGTTCTTTAATTCTTAATTGTAACCATAATAAAGATAGATATCTGAAAAACACATGTCATTGCGAAGGACAAAGTCCTGAAGCAATCTCGTTTTAGATTTATGCAACGGAGTTCACTGAATATTTACTAGCAATGAGTCAAAAAAAATCGTTATATCTTATAGATGGTAATTCATACGCTTACAGGGCTTTTTACGCTATAAAGGAACTAAAGACGAAGGAAGGGCTTCCGACAAACGCTGTGTATGGATTCACTGTAAGTCTTACAAAAATATTGCGCATTAAGAAACCGGATTATATTGGAGTAGTTTTTGATCTGCCGGAGCCTACTTTCAGGCACAAGGAATTTGCTTCTTATAAAGCGAATCGTCCTAAAATGCCGGATGATCTAATTATCCAGTTTCCAATACTTAAAGAGGTAATACGTGCTTTTAATATTCCTATCTTTGAGCTGGGAGGATATGAGGCAGATGATATTCTTGCCACACTTGCCAAAGAGGGAGAGAAGAATGAATTTGATGTGTTTATTATGAGTCCCGATAAAGACCTTCTGCAGATTGTAACTGACAATATCAGGATTATACGCTCTGTTAAAGAAGGAGCTGTTTTTGATAAGAACAAGGTTCGCGAAAAATATGGTGTTGAGCCTGAAAAGCTTGTTGATATTGCAGCTCTTGGAGGGGACAGCTCTGATAATATTCCTGGAGTTATGGGGATTGGAGAAAAAACAGCAACAAAACTGGTTAAACAGTTCGGTGACCTAGAAGGGGTTTTGGAAAATATAGACAAAATACCAAGTGAAAAGATTAGGAAAAATTTGAGCCAGTTCTCTCATCAAGCAGAATTAAGTAAAAGATTGGTTTGCCTTAGGGCAGATGTTCCTATCAAAATATGCTGGGAGGATTGTGGTTCGAAAGTTTTTAGGGAAGATTTTGACAGGAGTAAAGTTAACAGGCTTTTTGCAGAGTTGGGGTTTAATAAACTGATTTTGACGTAAAAAAAGCAGTATTAAGTGATAAAGAAATGATAATTGGGCTAACGGGGGGAATTGCTTCGGGGAAAGATACAGTAGCTGTAATGTTTGCTGATCTTGGCGCAGAGATAATAGATGCAGACAAAATTGCAAATAATTTAATAAAGGCTAGGATTAATAGGAATAATGTTCCTGCAAGAATAGTTGGCTTCTTTGGCAAGGATATTCTTAATAACTCTGGAATGATTGATAAAAAAAGGTTAGCAGATATTGTTTTTAAAGATAGAAAGAAGCTTGAGAGTCTTAATCGCATAATGCACCCGGAAATTATTAAGATTATAAAAGAACAAATAACTTCACAGATTGCTTCTGTAATTATTGTTAATGCGCCTCTTATTGTAGAAGCAGAAGCTGTCTCGCTTGTTGATAAGTTAGTAGTAGTTTCTGTAAGTATGGAGAATCAGATAGCAAGATTGAGAGCAAGATCATCTTTAACCAAGGAAGAAGCTTGCCGAAGAATAAATGCGCAGTTGCCAATAAAAAAAAAGGAAAAAATTGCCAATTTTGTAATTGACAATAATGATGGATTAGAAAAAACAGAAAAACAAGTCAAAAAAATATGGAAGGAGTTATGCACATGAATAAACGTTTAAATGTTATAGAACTTAAAAAGATGAGTGTTGAAAAAGTTCAGAAAATAGCCGAAGAACTTAAAATTAAAGATTATACTAGTTTGCCTGAACAGGAACTGGTTTTAAAGGTTACTAGAGAACATGCAAAAATGGGTGGGCACATTCACGGAGAAGGGGTTCTTGAGGTATTAAATGAAGGATTTGGGTTCTTGAGGTCATCAGACTACAATTATCTTCCATGTCCTGATGATATTTATATCTCTCCATCGCAAATACGCCGTTTTAGCCTTCATACAGGCGATTTGATATTAGGAGAGATCAGACCGCCAAAGGAAGGCGAAAAATATTTTGCTTTACTTAAGATAGAAAAAGTAAATTCTGACGACCCGGAGATTGCAAGAAAAAAGATTAAATTTGATCGTCTTACCCCGATTTTCCCGCAGCCGAGAATTGTACTTGAGACAGAACCTGATGAAATATCTATGCGGGTCATGGATATTCTAGTTCCTATAGGAAAAGGGCAAAGAGGATTAATAGTATCTCCTCCAAGAGCAGGGAAGACTGTGCTTCTCAAAAAAATAGCCAACAGTATATCAAAGAATCATCCGGAAGTGGTTTTAATAGTATTGTTAATAGATGAACGACCTGAGGAGGTTACAGACATGCAGCGTTCTGTTAATGGGGAGGTAATAAGTTCAACCTTTGACGAACCCCCAGAGCGTCATGTGCAAGTGGCTGAAATGGTGATTGAAAAAGCAAAAAGATTAGTTGAGTGCAAAAAAGATGTAGTTATATTGCTTGACAGTA
This genomic stretch from bacterium harbors:
- the coaE gene encoding dephospho-CoA kinase (Dephospho-CoA kinase (CoaE) performs the final step in coenzyme A biosynthesis.): MIIGLTGGIASGKDTVAVMFADLGAEIIDADKIANNLIKARINRNNVPARIVGFFGKDILNNSGMIDKKRLADIVFKDRKKLESLNRIMHPEIIKIIKEQITSQIASVIIVNAPLIVEAEAVSLVDKLVVVSVSMENQIARLRARSSLTKEEACRRINAQLPIKKKEKIANFVIDNNDGLEKTEKQVKKIWKELCT
- the rho gene encoding transcription termination factor Rho; its protein translation is MHMNKRLNVIELKKMSVEKVQKIAEELKIKDYTSLPEQELVLKVTREHAKMGGHIHGEGVLEVLNEGFGFLRSSDYNYLPCPDDIYISPSQIRRFSLHTGDLILGEIRPPKEGEKYFALLKIEKVNSDDPEIARKKIKFDRLTPIFPQPRIVLETEPDEISMRVMDILVPIGKGQRGLIVSPPRAGKTVLLKKIANSISKNHPEVVLIVLLIDERPEEVTDMQRSVNGEVISSTFDEPPERHVQVAEMVIEKAKRLVECKKDVVILLDSITRLARAYNVLVPHSGKILSGGVDSNALHKPKRFFAAARRIEEGGSLSIIATALIDTGSRMDDVIFEEFKATGNMEIHLDRRLVDKRVFPAIDMERSGTRKEDLLIDQKDLNKIWLLRKVLISMGVTERIEFLIEKLKKTKTNRKFMETMNQVEV